One region of Carassius gibelio isolate Cgi1373 ecotype wild population from Czech Republic chromosome A1, carGib1.2-hapl.c, whole genome shotgun sequence genomic DNA includes:
- the LOC128015278 gene encoding vang-like protein 1 isoform X2, whose translation MAEPGQAEISMEELALDIETSERHRSLPAQPRQDDNWGETTTAVTGTSEHSLSQEDIVCISKDLDDSVGLDCKHYLNVALSVILGLVVLLTPLAFLILPHLLWPDRLRACGTACEGLFISVAFKLLILLLAVWALFFRPPRAGFPRIFIFQALLATLVLLFVLSYWLFYGVRILDSQDEDYQGIVQYAVSLVDALLFIHYLAVVLLELRQLQPFFSLCVTRSTDGATQHYNLGQLSIQRAAVVILENYYKDFPVHNPAILTASKSRTTKHLAGLKVYNVDGPGGNNGAAGIAQSQSRAMIAAAARRRDSSHNELYYEEAEHERRVRKRRARLVVAVEEAFTHIHRMQEAEQKKASVDVMDPREAAQAIFPSMARALQKYLRTTRQQHLHSMESIQQHLAFCITNNMTPKAFLESYLTTGPTLQYGKDRWLARHWTLVSEASVTSGLKDGTIFLLKCIDFNLVVTTKKIPYIQLAEEFIDPKSHKFVLRLQSETSV comes from the exons GATGATAACTGGGGTGAGACTACAACAGCTGTCACTGGCACCTCAGAACACTCTCTGTCTCAGGAGGACATTGTTTGTATCAGCAAAGACCTCGACGACAGCGTGGGCCTAGACTGCAAACATTATCTAAATGTGGCTCTGTCTGTCATCCTGGGACTCGTGGTTCTTCTGACTCCACTTGCCTTCCTTATCCTGCCTCACCTCCTCTGGCCTGATAGACTGAGAGCCTGTGGAACGGCCTGTGAAGGTCTCTTCATATCTGTGGCATTTAAACTGCTGATTTTGTTGTTGGCAGTGTGGGCTCTATTCTTCAGGCCACCCAGGGCTGGTTTTCCAAGAATCTTCATCTTTCAAGCCTTATTAGCCACATTGGTGCTACTGTTTGTGCTTTCCTATTGGTTGTTTTATGGAGTACGCATCCTGGACTCACAG GATGAAGACTATCAAGGGATTGTACAGTATGCTGTTTCACTAGTGGACGCTCTGCTCTTTATCCACTACCTGGCCGTTGTGCTGCTGGAGCTCAGGCAGTTACAGCCGttcttctctctgtgtgtcaCCCGCTCCACGGATGGAGCAACACAACACTATAACTTGGGTCAACTCAG CATTCAGAGGGCAGCAGTGGTTATCTTAGAGAACTACTACAAAGACTTCCCTGTCCATAACCCCGCAATACTAACAGCTTCCAAGTCCCGCACCACCAAGCACCTGGCAGGCCTCAAAGTCTACAACGTGGATG GTCCGGGAGGGAATAATGGAGCTGCAGGTATAGCCCAGTCTCAGTCTCGAGCAATGATTGCTGCTGCCGCCCGCCGCAGAGACAGCAGTCATAACGAACTCTACTATGAAGAGGCCGAGCATGAGAGACGTGTTCGCAAACGCAGGGCTAG GCTGGTGGTGGCAGTGGAGGAGGCATTTACACACATTCATCGCATGCAAGAGGCGGAGCAGAAGAAGGCATCTGTTGACGTGATGGACCCACGTGAAGCAGCTCAAGCCATCTTCCCTTCCATGGCCCGAGCACTGCAGAAATATCTCCGCACCACCAGACAACAGCACCTTCACAGTATGGAGAGCATACAGCAGCACTTGGCCTTCTGCATCACAAACAACATGACACCCAAG GCATTTTTAGAGAGTTATCTGACCACAGGCCCTACACTGCAGTATGGAAAGGACCGCTGGCTTGCTAGGCACTGGACCCTTGTCAGCGAAGCCTCAGTTACCAGTGGTCTGAAAGATGGGACCATTTTTCTGCTCAAATGCATTGACTTTAACTTAGTGGTCACTACCAAAAAGATACCTTATATTCAGCTTGCTGAAGAATTCATTGACCCAAAGTCACACAAGTTTGTGCTTCGACTGCAGTCTGAGACTTCAGTTtag